A genome region from Candidatus Microthrix parvicella Bio17-1 includes the following:
- a CDS encoding DoxX family protein, whose product MMLLRRVARPLIAGLLINEGLASARNPESKVDTAAPLLGAIRDATGLTMADADLVKANGAIMVGAGVLFSLGRFPRLSALVLAGTLVPTTLAAHAFWNEEPDTQARTMSRIQFEKNASILGGLLLATVDTEGRPGLGWRARRAAKDTERMVNTAQREAKLAGSLAQARLESAAQPLKAALG is encoded by the coding sequence ATGATGTTGTTACGACGAGTTGCCCGACCCCTGATCGCCGGACTGTTGATCAACGAGGGACTGGCAAGCGCCCGCAATCCCGAGTCGAAGGTGGACACGGCGGCACCGCTCCTGGGTGCAATCAGGGACGCCACCGGGTTGACGATGGCCGATGCGGATCTGGTGAAGGCCAACGGCGCCATCATGGTGGGCGCAGGAGTGTTGTTTTCCCTCGGCAGGTTCCCGCGCCTCTCGGCGCTGGTGCTGGCGGGCACGCTCGTACCAACCACGTTGGCGGCGCATGCGTTCTGGAACGAGGAGCCGGACACCCAAGCCCGAACGATGTCTCGCATTCAGTTCGAGAAGAACGCGTCGATCCTGGGCGGGCTGTTGCTGGCCACCGTCGACACCGAGGGCCGTCCCGGCCTCGGCTGGCGGGCCCGACGGGCCGCCAAGGACACCGAGCGGATGGTCAACACCGCCCAGCGCGAGGCCAAGCTGGCCGGCTCCTTGGCACAGGCCAGGCTGGAGTCCGCGGCCCAACCACTCAAGGCCGCACTCGGCTGA
- a CDS encoding AAA family ATPase produces the protein MSTASARTDGLPETEPRFDAVDDVRARLGEVEYLSDEGIAGIVYLADRLGKPILVEGPAGTGKTQLAKSVAEITNSRLIRLQCYEGLDEAKALYEWNYKKQLLRIQAAGIEGNSEGGAGWGELEEDIFSEDFLLTRPLLEAIRAEDPVVLLIDEVDRVEVETEALLLELLSDYQVSIPELGTITARQIPLVFLTSNATRELSEALKRRCLYLYIDYPDMEREREIVLTKVPGITEALADQVARIVRSIRQLELKKSPSVSETLDWARTLMLLGVEKVDAQVATDTANILLKYQSDIAKATREFVKDGGQSAAKSMLG, from the coding sequence ATGAGCACGGCCAGCGCACGCACCGACGGACTTCCCGAGACCGAGCCCCGCTTCGATGCGGTCGACGACGTGCGAGCCCGTCTCGGTGAGGTGGAGTACCTCTCCGACGAGGGGATCGCAGGAATCGTCTACCTCGCCGATCGGCTGGGTAAGCCGATTCTGGTCGAGGGCCCTGCGGGCACCGGCAAGACCCAACTCGCCAAGTCGGTGGCCGAGATCACCAACAGCCGACTGATTCGCCTGCAGTGTTACGAGGGCCTGGATGAAGCCAAGGCGCTGTACGAGTGGAATTACAAGAAGCAGTTGCTGCGGATCCAGGCGGCAGGCATTGAGGGCAACAGCGAGGGTGGCGCCGGCTGGGGTGAGCTTGAGGAGGACATCTTCTCCGAGGACTTCCTCCTGACTCGCCCGCTTCTCGAGGCGATCAGGGCCGAGGACCCGGTGGTTCTCCTGATCGATGAGGTCGACCGGGTGGAGGTGGAAACCGAGGCGCTGCTGTTGGAGCTGCTCAGCGATTACCAGGTGTCCATTCCCGAGCTGGGTACGATCACCGCCCGCCAGATCCCGCTGGTGTTCCTGACCTCGAACGCAACCAGGGAACTGTCCGAGGCGCTCAAGCGGCGTTGCCTGTACCTGTACATCGACTACCCGGACATGGAGCGGGAGCGCGAGATCGTGCTCACCAAGGTGCCGGGCATCACCGAGGCCCTGGCCGATCAGGTGGCCCGAATCGTGCGGTCGATCCGCCAGCTCGAACTCAAGAAGTCGCCGTCGGTTTCCGAGACGCTCGACTGGGCCCGCACCCTCATGCTGCTGGGCGTGGAGAAGGTGGATGCCCAGGTGGCCACCGACACGGCCAACATCCTCTTGAAGTACCAGTCGGACATCGCCAAGGCCACCCGGGAGTTTGTCAAGGATGGCGGCCAGTCCGCTGCGAAATCGATGCTGGGTTGA
- a CDS encoding antitoxin MazE: MARVRVSTTVDEQLLAAARSASPDARDSKLLDEALAAFVAKHRTDEVDRSYEVYDRRPLSEPDEWGDLDSFHRAAKAS; this comes from the coding sequence ATGGCACGAGTTCGGGTCAGCACCACGGTCGACGAACAGCTGCTCGCAGCTGCTCGTTCGGCGTCTCCAGATGCTCGTGACTCGAAGCTTCTCGACGAAGCCCTCGCTGCCTTCGTGGCCAAGCATCGGACCGATGAGGTCGATCGAAGCTACGAGGTGTACGACCGCCGACCGCTGAGTGAACCTGACGAATGGGGCGACCTCGATTCTTTCCATCGCGCAGCCAAGGCTTCGTGA
- a CDS encoding vWA domain-containing protein, translating to MLPETAGGGTLATLAVTGEPFLELLGGFILALREAGLPVSLTENLDAMEAVGHIPLEDRDAFKYALAATLVKNHSHWRVFETVFEVYFSHRGSAHVLDEDAAAALAELEDQMDLPPGEGATGAGGAGGEAMTSEELAEALYQSLLKGNDAQMRAVARQAVRRYAGMEPGRPVGGTYYLYRTLRQLDLDGVLAKLLEAAKDAAPEDQNSLDARLEADEYEHRINQLKSEIEAEIRRGLVADRGVEAMSRTLRKPLPEDIDFMHASRDELKVLRQAIQPLTRKLAVRLARKRRRGRRGPLDFRSTVRHSLSTGGVPADPQFRPPRPHKPEIFVIADISGSVAAFARFTLHLVYALSGQFSRVRSFVFIDGIDEVTHMFEGTDDIMEAIHRVNTEADVVWVDGHSDYGHAFEAFWEKAGREISPKSTVIILGDARNNYHASQSWVVKEIAHRARHTYWLNPEPKSYWDTGDSIVSDYAVYTDGAFECRNLRQLETFVDNLA from the coding sequence GTGCTCCCTGAGACCGCCGGCGGTGGCACCCTCGCAACCCTCGCAGTGACCGGCGAGCCCTTCCTGGAGCTGCTGGGGGGCTTCATTCTCGCGCTCAGGGAGGCCGGTCTGCCGGTGAGCCTGACCGAGAACCTGGACGCCATGGAGGCGGTTGGGCACATCCCGCTGGAGGACAGGGACGCATTCAAGTACGCGCTGGCCGCCACCCTGGTGAAAAACCACAGCCATTGGCGTGTGTTCGAGACCGTCTTTGAGGTGTATTTCAGCCACCGCGGGTCGGCCCACGTGCTGGACGAGGATGCTGCGGCCGCGCTGGCCGAGCTCGAGGACCAGATGGACCTGCCGCCCGGTGAGGGCGCAACCGGCGCGGGTGGTGCGGGCGGCGAGGCGATGACCTCGGAGGAACTGGCCGAGGCGTTGTACCAGTCGCTGTTGAAGGGCAACGATGCACAAATGCGGGCGGTGGCCCGCCAAGCGGTGCGTCGCTACGCCGGCATGGAGCCGGGCCGGCCGGTCGGCGGCACCTACTACCTCTATCGAACGCTGCGACAGCTCGACCTCGATGGAGTGCTGGCAAAGTTGCTGGAGGCGGCCAAGGACGCGGCCCCGGAGGACCAAAACTCCCTTGATGCGCGGCTCGAGGCCGACGAGTACGAACACCGCATCAACCAGCTCAAGTCTGAGATCGAGGCCGAGATCCGTCGTGGCCTGGTGGCGGACCGCGGTGTGGAGGCCATGTCGCGCACCCTGCGCAAGCCGCTTCCAGAAGACATCGATTTCATGCATGCCAGTCGCGACGAGCTGAAGGTGCTTCGTCAGGCGATCCAGCCGCTCACCCGCAAGTTGGCGGTGCGTCTGGCCCGCAAGCGTCGTCGCGGCCGCAGGGGTCCGTTGGATTTTCGTTCGACGGTTCGCCACTCCCTCAGCACAGGCGGGGTGCCCGCCGACCCACAGTTTCGACCCCCGAGGCCCCACAAGCCCGAGATCTTTGTCATCGCCGACATCTCCGGCTCGGTGGCTGCCTTCGCCCGGTTCACGCTGCACCTCGTGTATGCGCTTTCGGGCCAGTTCAGTCGGGTGCGAAGCTTCGTGTTCATCGATGGCATCGACGAGGTGACCCACATGTTTGAGGGCACCGACGACATCATGGAGGCGATCCACCGGGTGAACACGGAGGCCGACGTGGTGTGGGTGGACGGTCACAGCGACTACGGCCATGCATTCGAGGCCTTCTGGGAGAAGGCCGGGCGCGAGATCAGCCCGAAGAGCACTGTGATCATCCTGGGCGACGCTCGCAACAACTACCACGCCAGCCAGAGTTGGGTGGTGAAGGAGATAGCGCACCGGGCCCGCCACACCTACTGGCTGAACCCCGAACCAAAGAGCTACTGGGACACCGGCGATTCGATCGTGTCCGATTACGCGGTGTACACCGATGGTGCCTTCGAGTGCCGCAACCTTCGCCAGCTCGAGACCTTCGTCGACAACCTCGCGTGA
- a CDS encoding type II toxin-antitoxin system PemK/MazF family toxin, with protein MSELPQRGELWWCELPEIARRPVVVLSRAEAIRRLKRVIVAPCTTTIRDLESEVLLEPGEDPVRRTTAVNLDSVESVSVGAMVEPVGRLSEFRMRHICQAMAVAVGCDSAFG; from the coding sequence GTGAGCGAACTCCCCCAGCGGGGCGAACTGTGGTGGTGTGAGCTGCCCGAGATCGCGCGCCGACCGGTTGTTGTGCTCTCCCGCGCCGAGGCGATCCGTCGGCTGAAGCGAGTCATCGTTGCCCCGTGTACCACGACAATTCGTGACCTCGAAAGCGAAGTGCTCTTGGAGCCAGGCGAGGATCCGGTGCGGAGAACGACCGCTGTCAACCTCGACTCGGTAGAAAGCGTCAGCGTGGGAGCGATGGTCGAACCGGTCGGGCGCCTTTCGGAGTTCCGAATGCGCCACATCTGCCAGGCGATGGCGGTTGCCGTCGGATGTGACTCGGCGTTCGGGTAG